A window of the Synechococcus sp. JA-3-3Ab genome harbors these coding sequences:
- a CDS encoding VanW family protein, with amino-acid sequence MRGKLALRGLALSVGLALALLALWWMDPTPTTLSQYTTSLQERTLPQLHNIRQAVQSLDGVYIQPGAVFSFNQVVGPRTLERGYLPAPVFMVAETLDSVGGGICQVSSSLYNAALLAGLEVVERHPHYRQVESVPPGLDATVWYGLADLRLRNPFPWPVRLRFQIRGQTLIVSVLGRGSHPAPAIPPIRVEQRRLDPQHLQVSVYRGNERLSQDRYVAP; translated from the coding sequence GTGAGGGGAAAGCTAGCGCTGCGGGGATTGGCCTTATCGGTGGGGTTGGCCCTGGCCCTGCTGGCTTTGTGGTGGATGGATCCCACCCCAACCACCCTGAGCCAATACACCACTTCCTTACAGGAGCGCACTCTCCCACAGCTCCACAACATCCGCCAAGCAGTCCAAAGCCTGGATGGGGTTTACATTCAGCCGGGGGCGGTTTTTTCTTTCAACCAGGTGGTGGGGCCGCGCACCCTGGAGCGGGGCTATCTGCCTGCGCCGGTATTCATGGTGGCCGAAACCCTGGATTCGGTTGGCGGCGGGATCTGTCAAGTCTCCTCCAGCCTTTACAATGCGGCTCTGCTGGCGGGGCTGGAAGTGGTGGAAAGGCACCCCCATTACCGGCAGGTGGAGTCGGTGCCGCCAGGGCTAGATGCCACGGTTTGGTACGGCTTGGCCGATCTCAGGTTGCGCAATCCTTTCCCTTGGCCAGTACGCCTGCGCTTTCAGATCCGCGGCCAAACTCTAATCGTGTCGGTGCTGGGACGGGGATCCCACCCTGCTCCAGCCATTCCACCCATCCGCGTAGAGCAGCGGCGACTGGATCCCCAGCATTTGCAGGTAAGCGTCTATCGCGGTAACGAGCGCCTCTCCCAAGATCGCTACGTTGCTCCCTAG
- the ubiE gene encoding bifunctional demethylmenaquinone methyltransferase/2-methoxy-6-polyprenyl-1,4-benzoquinol methylase UbiE: MPSPTFERPEQIRELFDRIAPHYDALNQTLSLGLHQVWKRMAVRWSGAGPGGQVLDLCCGTGDLALQLARRVGRSGQVVGLDFSPAMLEIARRRSRLFPGYSLEWVLGDALALPFPNASFDAVTMGYGLRNVTDIPQALREIYRVLKPGCRAALLDFHRPTGIPFLADFQRWYLNTQVVARAQALGLASEYAYIDPSLDGFPSGQEQQQMALQVGFSVAKFYPLAGGMMGVLVIGR; the protein is encoded by the coding sequence GTGCCCAGCCCAACCTTTGAGCGCCCTGAGCAGATTCGGGAGCTATTCGACCGCATCGCCCCCCACTACGATGCCCTCAACCAAACCCTGAGCCTGGGCCTGCATCAGGTTTGGAAGCGCATGGCTGTGCGCTGGTCGGGCGCCGGCCCTGGCGGGCAGGTGTTGGATCTCTGCTGCGGCACCGGCGACCTGGCGCTGCAACTGGCCCGGCGGGTGGGACGAAGCGGACAGGTGGTCGGCCTGGATTTCTCCCCGGCCATGCTGGAGATTGCTCGGCGGCGCTCCCGTCTTTTCCCCGGCTACTCCCTAGAGTGGGTATTGGGAGATGCTTTGGCCTTGCCTTTTCCCAACGCCAGCTTTGATGCCGTTACAATGGGCTACGGTCTGCGCAACGTAACCGATATCCCTCAAGCGTTGCGGGAGATTTACCGGGTGCTCAAGCCCGGCTGTCGCGCCGCTCTCTTGGACTTTCATCGCCCCACAGGGATCCCTTTCCTTGCGGACTTCCAGCGCTGGTACCTGAACACCCAGGTCGTCGCCCGGGCGCAAGCTCTGGGATTGGCATCTGAATATGCCTACATCGATCCCAGTTTGGATGGTTTCCCATCTGGCCAAGAGCAGCAGCAAATGGCCTTGCAGGTAGGGTTTTCTGTTGCCAAGTTTTATCCCCTAGCCGGTGGCATGATGGGGGTGCTGGTGATTGGAAGATGA
- a CDS encoding CatB-related O-acetyltransferase produces MPIRIEHSPQLEEKTYFAYRGLAPFPLVTIGSLSYGYEFFIHWMGEPSQVKIGRCSSIAREVHFFAGYEHHTDWATTYPFTHLPECWSELRALEGHPLTRGDIVVGHDVWIGHGAMIRSGVTIGNGAVVGMGAVVTRDVPPYAIVAGVPAKVVRYRFSPEVIEQLSQLSWWDWPLEAIRKAAPLLCCPLNQETLSALAEFKQKLLAP; encoded by the coding sequence ATGCCCATCCGCATCGAACATAGTCCCCAACTGGAGGAGAAAACATACTTTGCCTACAGAGGCTTAGCACCATTTCCCTTGGTTACTATTGGCTCCCTAAGCTATGGATATGAGTTCTTTATCCATTGGATGGGAGAGCCTTCGCAGGTAAAGATTGGCCGCTGTAGCTCGATTGCGCGAGAGGTGCATTTTTTTGCAGGCTATGAGCACCACACTGACTGGGCCACTACCTATCCCTTCACTCATCTACCTGAGTGTTGGAGCGAGCTGCGCGCCCTGGAAGGCCACCCTCTGACCCGCGGGGACATTGTGGTTGGCCATGACGTTTGGATTGGCCACGGTGCCATGATTCGCTCAGGAGTGACAATTGGAAATGGAGCAGTTGTTGGAATGGGTGCCGTGGTGACTAGGGATGTCCCACCATACGCGATTGTTGCGGGTGTGCCAGCCAAAGTAGTTCGCTATCGCTTCTCACCTGAGGTAATCGAGCAGCTCAGCCAGCTTAGCTGGTGGGACTGGCCTCTTGAAGCCATACGTAAAGCAGCGCCTCTTCTTTGTTGCCCCCTGAACCAAGAAACTCTTTCGGCACTAGCTGAGTTTAAGCAAAAGCTCCTGGCTCCGTGA
- the cobU gene encoding bifunctional adenosylcobinamide kinase/adenosylcobinamide-phosphate guanylyltransferase codes for MPIVLICGPARCGKSRLAESLAAASGLPVVYLATGPKPDPQADPEWAERVQQHRQRRPPTWQTWETGPDLGADLQKLSQPCCALVDSLGGWVAQGLECSPEEWDPLVDAFLSALQSWAGKAILVSEEVGWGVVPAYPLGRRFRDRMGELTQKLAPLADQVFLVAAGFVLDLTRLGIPLAGVNSPELR; via the coding sequence ATGCCGATTGTACTTATCTGCGGCCCTGCCCGCTGCGGTAAAAGTCGGCTGGCGGAGAGCCTAGCTGCCGCTTCCGGCCTGCCGGTCGTCTATCTGGCCACCGGCCCCAAGCCCGATCCCCAAGCCGACCCAGAGTGGGCGGAGCGGGTTCAGCAGCACCGGCAACGGCGTCCTCCCACTTGGCAAACCTGGGAAACCGGGCCCGACCTGGGGGCCGACCTGCAAAAGCTGTCTCAGCCCTGTTGTGCCCTGGTGGACTCTCTAGGCGGCTGGGTGGCGCAGGGTCTGGAGTGTTCCCCGGAGGAGTGGGATCCCTTGGTGGACGCTTTCTTGTCGGCCTTGCAGAGCTGGGCAGGAAAGGCGATCTTGGTCTCAGAAGAGGTAGGCTGGGGAGTGGTGCCCGCCTATCCGCTGGGGCGTCGGTTTCGCGATCGGATGGGGGAGCTCACCCAGAAGCTGGCCCCGCTGGCAGACCAGGTGTTCTTGGTGGCGGCAGGCTTTGTTCTCGACCTAACTCGGCTGGGGATCCCGCTGGCAGGGGTGAATAGCCCAGAGCTGAGATAA